The Pristiophorus japonicus isolate sPriJap1 chromosome 31, sPriJap1.hap1, whole genome shotgun sequence genome has a segment encoding these proteins:
- the LOC139240367 gene encoding probable G-protein coupled receptor 139, translating to MGQLTMLQIKAIYYPILAVIGVPANLVTIVILSRRNCGLSKCVSVYMIAMASVDLVVMIVNVMLYNIFSNRFPFSFLSHTPVCKLILYMTAVNLDLSVWFTVSFTFDRFVIICCQKLKTKYCTKRTAAMVITAFTVLIFLKNIPVLLAYEPHQTINKVHWGCVTSVAFVSSPPGAAYIWFHSAWGIWYPFTLIALLNCLTGRRILVASRSRRGLRGHRSETQSDSEMENRKKSIILLFAISGCFILLWLTAAVSLVTTRLAGINYYRGDRTDPGYIATETGTMLKFLSCFQNPCIYAATQRKFREELKTVVKSPWTFILSRLILGFRVFTSVVDIQQEKGEVSISYIMAAIFKRSMEGLLKSVPDTVVFQDDILFTARLLFPGNVVLQLRTVKTLEKAF from the exons ATGGGCCAACTAACGATGCTGCAGATAAAAGCGATTTATTACCCGATTCTCGCAGTCATCGGTGTACCAG CGAACTTGGTGACAATTGTTATTTTATCCCGAAGGAACTGTGGCCTTTCCAAGTGTGTCTCTGTCTACATGATCGCCATGGCATCCGTGGATCTAGTGGTCATGATCGTCAATGTAATGCTGTACAATATTTTCAGTAATCGATTTCCATTTTCATTCCTGTCCCACACTCCCGTGTGTAAGCTCATTTTATACATGACTGCTGTCAACCTTGATTTGTCTGTTTGGTTCACCGTTTccttcacatttgaccgatttgtGATTATCTGCTGCCAGAAGTTGAAAACAAAGTATTGCACCAAGAGAACTGCGGCCATGGTTATAACAGCTTTCACAGTCCTCATCTTTTTAAAGAACATCCCTGTTTTGCTTGCATATGAACCTCATCAAACAATTAACAAGGTACATTGGGGCTGCGTGACAAGTGTAGCATTTGTTTCCTCACCTCCAGGTGCGGCATACATCTGGTTTCACAGCGCCTGGGGCATTTGGTATCCCTTTACTTTAATTGCCTTGTTAAATTGTTTGACAGgcagacgtattttagtggccagtagaTCCCGCAGGGGACTCAGGGGCCACAGGAGTGAGACGCAGAGCGAttcagagatggagaaccgaaagAAATCCATAATTTTACTCTTCGCTATATCGGGCTGTTTTATATTGTTGTGGCTGACTGCTGCTGTGAGTTTGGTAACTACCAGGTTGGCAGGTATTAATTATTACCGAGGTGACCGCACAGACCCTGGATATATCGCCACTGAAACAGGAACAATGTTAAAGTTTTTGAGTTGCTTTCAAAACCCGTGTATTTATGCAGcgacccagaggaaattcagagaagagctGAAGACAGTGGTGAAATCTCCCTGGACATTCATTCTGAG CCGATTGATcctgggatttcgtgtgttcacttccgtggtcgatatacaacaggagaagggcgaggtaTCGATAAGctacatca tggcggcgatattcaagAGAAGCATGGaaggtttactgaagtcggtcccggacaccgtggtcttccaggatgacatcttgttcaccg CTCGATTACTGTTCCCAGGCAATGTCGTTTTGCAGCTGCGAACTGTTAAAACCCTGGAGAAAGCCTTTTGA
- the LOC139240368 gene encoding chemerin-like receptor 1, which yields MEPDDFQPTNSSEVPHDVPATEVHSSTERAMHACAVVIYIVTCVLGMSGNGLVIWATGFKLKRTAYTVWLQSLAVADFTVSLLLPLYITDIALDFHWPFGWLICKLSYGAVVLCLHANVFTLAAISVDRCFSVVLPVWSQNHRSPRLATLLSLGMWVAAAIGSAPSCVFRQLISRDDHMWCFTEYLLEGEGMALNTTDRGEDDDRAVPEQAKSLHDARYRTLTLTSFLIGFLLPFLVITASYTIIVLRLRRDRLVSSGSKAFRIVAAIILAFLVCWAPYHIVSILALLLHPHDEDWPMALMVGVPFSRGLACINSCINPFLYLFMWQDFRDLLKKSFQRVDNQGEAMQTHL from the coding sequence ATGGAGCCTGATGATTTTCAGCCGACCAACTCCAGCGAGGTTCCGCACGATGTCCCGGCGACAGAAGTCCACTCCAGCACGGAGCGAGCGATGCACGCCTGCGCTGTTGTGATCTACATCGTCACCTGCGTCCTGGGCATGTCGGGCAACGGGCTGGTCATCTGGGCCACCGGCTTCAAGCTGAAGAGAACGGCCTACACCGTCTGGTTGCAGAGCCTCGCCGTGGCCGACTTCACcgtctctctgctgctccctctttaCATCACTGACATCGCCCTTGACTTCCACTGGCCCTTTGGTTGGCTGATCTGCAAGCTCAGCTATGGGGCGGTGGTGCTCTGTCTGCACGCCAACGTCTTTACGCTGGCCGCCATCAGTGTAGACCGCTGCTTTTCGGTGGTGCTGCCCGTGTGGTCCCAGAACCACCGCAGCCCGCGGCTGGCCACCCTGCTCAGCCTGGGGATGTGGGTGGCAGCTGCCATCGGGAGTGCGCCATCGTGCGTCTTCCGACAATTGATATCCCGGGATGACCACATGTGGTGCTTTACCGAGTACCTGCTAGAGGGCGAGGGGATGGCACTGAACACGACGGACCGTGGAGAGGATGATGACCGGGCGGTGCCGGAGCAGGCGAAGAGCCTGCATGATGCCCGGTACCGAACACTGACTCTCACCAGCTTCCTCATCGGGTTCCTCCTCCCATTCCTGGTTATCACCGCCAGCTACACCATCATTGTGCTGCGGCTGAGGCGGGACCGCTTGGTGTCCAGCGGCAGCAAGGCCTTCAGGATCGTGGCCGCCATCATCCTGGCCTTCCTCGTGTGCTGGGCGCCCTACCACATCGTTTCTATCCTCGCCCTGCTGCTCCACCCACATGACGAAGACTGGCCCATGGCGCTGATGGTGGGTGTCCCATTCAGCCGCGGCCTGGCCTGCATCAACAGCTGCATCAACCCCTTTCTCTACCTCTTCATGTGGCAGGACTTCAGGGACTTGCTCAAGAAGTCATTTCAACGGGTTGACAATCAGGGGGAGGCAATGCAAACTCATTTGTAG